One genomic region from candidate division WOR-3 bacterium encodes:
- the gcvPA gene encoding aminomethyl-transferring glycine dehydrogenase subunit GcvPA — protein sequence MPFIPNQEEAYKKILNFLNIKSFEELLWVIPDEIKLKEEIPLPYALSESEIEKYVKDLALKNKVLKIFGGAGAYDHYVPPVVRFIIKNPSFFTAYTPYQAEVSQGTLEAMYEFQTAICELTQMDVANSSMYDGASAFAEAVLMAKRINKKNKILVADNINPFYKKVLETYASFTLKIEYVKYSSQKGTVDFEDLESKIDEDTIGFAFEHPNFFGILENPFEIRRITKNKNILLISIFDPISISIISPPGEYDADIAVCEGQPLGLPLSFGGPYAGIFTTKKEFIRMMPGRIAGRTCDLDGKEGYVMVLQTREQHIRREKATSNICTNQMLCALAILVYILYMGQKGLREVAVKTHQNTIKIRNALLNKGYKTVFEGEIFREFVVELKEDAEEFVKKAISEKGIMPGIPLKIFGFKENYLLIGATEKMIESEINECISLF from the coding sequence ATGCCATTTATACCCAATCAGGAAGAAGCTTATAAAAAAATTTTAAATTTTTTAAATATAAAAAGTTTTGAAGAGCTTCTCTGGGTTATTCCAGATGAAATAAAACTAAAAGAAGAAATACCTTTACCTTATGCTTTATCAGAATCTGAAATTGAAAAATATGTAAAAGATCTTGCTCTTAAAAATAAAGTATTGAAAATCTTTGGGGGAGCTGGAGCATACGATCATTACGTACCACCTGTTGTAAGATTTATAATTAAAAACCCTTCCTTTTTTACAGCTTATACCCCTTATCAGGCAGAAGTATCTCAGGGAACGCTTGAAGCAATGTATGAATTTCAAACTGCAATTTGTGAATTAACTCAAATGGATGTAGCAAATTCTTCAATGTATGATGGTGCTTCAGCCTTTGCAGAAGCAGTGCTTATGGCTAAAAGAATTAACAAAAAAAATAAAATTCTTGTAGCAGATAACATCAACCCTTTTTATAAGAAAGTTTTAGAAACCTATGCATCCTTTACTCTAAAAATTGAATATGTTAAATATTCTTCTCAAAAAGGAACTGTTGATTTTGAAGATTTAGAAAGTAAAATAGATGAAGATACAATAGGCTTTGCCTTTGAGCATCCAAATTTTTTTGGTATTCTTGAAAATCCCTTTGAAATAAGAAGAATCACAAAAAATAAAAACATACTTTTAATTTCTATATTTGACCCTATTTCAATATCAATAATTTCGCCTCCTGGTGAATATGATGCTGATATAGCTGTGTGTGAGGGACAACCACTTGGTCTTCCCCTTTCTTTTGGAGGACCCTATGCTGGAATATTTACAACTAAAAAAGAATTTATAAGAATGATGCCAGGAAGAATAGCTGGAAGAACTTGTGATCTTGACGGAAAAGAAGGTTATGTGATGGTTTTACAAACAAGAGAGCAACATATAAGAAGGGAAAAAGCAACAAGTAATATATGCACCAATCAGATGTTATGTGCCCTTGCTATTCTTGTATACATTCTCTATATGGGGCAGAAAGGCTTAAGGGAAGTTGCAGTTAAAACTCACCAGAATACAATAAAAATAAGAAATGCTCTATTAAACAAAGGTTATAAGACAGTTTTTGAAGGGGAAATTTTCAGAGAATTTGTAGTTGAATTAAAAGAGGATGCCGAAGAATTTGTGAAAAAAGCTATCTCAGAAAAGGGAATAATGCCTGGAATACCTTTAAAAATTTTTGGTTTCAAGGAAAATTACCTTCTAATAGGTGCAACAGAAAAAATGATTGAAAGTGAAATAAACGAATGTATATCTTTATTTTAA
- the gcvH gene encoding glycine cleavage system protein GcvH, producing MHIPEDLKYTKEHEWVKIEGETATVGITDFAQSELSDIVYVEPPSVGQEVTQFEPCGTIEAVKTVADIFSPLSGEVIEVNEELESEPGIINSDPYGHGWIFKIRIKDTEEIKNLLSAEEYKKHIGES from the coding sequence ATGCATATACCAGAAGATTTAAAATATACAAAGGAGCACGAATGGGTTAAAATAGAAGGTGAAACTGCAACAGTTGGAATCACTGATTTTGCTCAGAGTGAACTTTCTGATATAGTTTATGTAGAGCCTCCCTCTGTTGGGCAAGAAGTAACGCAATTTGAGCCCTGTGGAACTATTGAAGCTGTGAAAACAGTTGCAGATATTTTTTCTCCCCTTTCAGGAGAGGTGATTGAAGTAAATGAAGAACTTGAAAGTGAACCTGGTATAATAAATTCTGACCCTTATGGACATGGATGGATTTTTAAAATTAGAATAAAGGATACAGAAGAAATTAAAAATCTTCTTTCTGCTGAGGAATACAAAAAGCATATAGGAGAAAGCTAA
- a CDS encoding zinc metalloprotease HtpX: protein MNYRIKTVLFLGFLTGILIFLGNLLGGYTGMIYALILAGIMNFVSYYFSDKIVLTMYGAKKIRYEEAPFLHEIVEELASRAGIKKPEIYLIPMIQPNAFATGRGPEKSCVAVTQGLLQILTKEEIKGVLAHEIAHIKNRDVLIASIAATIAGAISIIIHWIRWGLMFGFNSKDREENNPLSFIGALILLIFTPIITMLIQLAISRSREYMADEYGAKLSLNPLYLAKALEKISKGIKIAPAEIYEGTHHLFIENPLKGETLFELFSTHPPVEKRIKKLYEMAKSM, encoded by the coding sequence ATGAATTACAGAATAAAAACGGTTTTATTTTTAGGTTTTTTGACAGGAATTTTAATATTTCTTGGTAATCTTTTAGGTGGTTATACTGGTATGATCTATGCTCTAATTCTTGCTGGAATAATGAACTTTGTATCCTACTATTTCTCTGACAAAATAGTTCTTACTATGTATGGTGCAAAGAAAATTAGATATGAAGAAGCACCTTTTCTTCATGAAATTGTAGAGGAGCTTGCCTCAAGAGCAGGTATTAAAAAACCTGAAATTTACCTGATACCGATGATTCAGCCCAATGCCTTTGCAACAGGAAGGGGTCCTGAAAAATCTTGTGTTGCAGTTACTCAGGGGCTATTGCAGATTCTAACAAAAGAGGAAATAAAGGGGGTTTTAGCTCATGAAATTGCCCATATAAAAAACAGGGATGTTCTTATAGCCTCAATAGCAGCAACAATTGCAGGAGCAATTTCAATAATAATACACTGGATAAGATGGGGGTTAATGTTTGGGTTTAATAGCAAGGACAGGGAGGAGAATAATCCCTTATCTTTTATTGGAGCTTTAATACTTTTAATATTTACGCCAATAATTACTATGTTAATACAGCTTGCAATATCAAGGTCAAGGGAATATATGGCAGACGAATATGGGGCAAAGCTATCTCTCAATCCTCTTTATCTTGCAAAAGCACTTGAAAAAATATCAAAGGGAATAAAAATAGCTCCAGCTGAGATTTATGAGGGAACTCACCACTTATTTATTGAAAACCCTTTAAAAGGTGAAACCCTCTTTGAGCTTTTCTCAACCCATCCCCCTGTTGAAAAAAGAATAAAAAAGCTTTATGAAATGGCAAAAAGTATGTGA
- a CDS encoding YraN family protein has translation MKNKLKEGHKGEDLVLKEYFKKGYKLLDRNVYFRGGEIDLILKKDNLIVFVEVKKRKKGDFLLGIQSINKKKIDRIIKFSKIYLERKNLYEKVDVRFDVAIIEGENLNILENAFYEGFNL, from the coding sequence TTGAAGAATAAATTAAAGGAAGGACATAAGGGTGAGGATTTAGTCTTAAAGGAATATTTTAAAAAAGGTTATAAACTTTTAGATAGAAATGTATATTTCAGAGGAGGAGAAATTGATTTAATTTTAAAAAAGGATAATCTAATTGTATTTGTTGAGGTTAAAAAGAGAAAGAAAGGCGATTTTCTATTAGGAATCCAATCAATAAATAAAAAGAAAATTGATAGAATTATTAAATTTTCAAAAATTTATCTTGAAAGAAAAAATTTGTATGAAAAAGTTGATGTAAGATTTGATGTTGCAATAATTGAGGGAGAAAATTTAAATATTTTAGAAAATGCTTTTTATGAGGGATTTAATTTATAA
- the mnmA gene encoding tRNA 2-thiouridine(34) synthase MnmA has translation MKVILAISGGIDSSTALFLLKNMGAEIEAITLFLWDKNSHKRSCCSIEAVQRARRICYRLKVKHTVIDSRRDFEEIIVNKSFVEEYKKGLTPNPCVFCNRFFKFGALLEEMKKRNFDYLATGHYARIYKENGKYFIRKAKDKEKDQSYFLSMILPLVVKHLIFPLGDLTKKEVLNIAERENLLLPSYEESQDLCFIEKSIQDFLKERLGEKKGFIFFKDNAIKEHSGFYNFTIGQRKGLNLSLGERVYVKSIDPEKNVVEVDVKKNVMKKEILVVKLNLFDKIKGEKKLKVKIRNLHRESDARVKFYDDYAEVNFEEEQFAPTPGQIAAFYDDDILLGGGVIYEKR, from the coding sequence ATGAAAGTTATACTTGCCATCTCAGGTGGAATAGATTCAAGTACTGCTTTATTTTTGCTTAAAAATATGGGAGCAGAAATTGAAGCAATAACTTTATTTCTATGGGATAAAAATTCCCATAAAAGATCATGTTGTTCTATTGAAGCTGTTCAGAGAGCAAGGAGAATATGTTATAGGTTAAAAGTTAAGCATACTGTAATTGATTCAAGAAGGGATTTTGAAGAAATTATAGTAAATAAAAGTTTTGTTGAAGAATATAAAAAAGGACTTACACCTAACCCCTGTGTTTTCTGTAATAGATTTTTTAAATTTGGGGCTTTATTAGAAGAAATGAAAAAAAGAAATTTTGATTACCTTGCTACAGGTCATTATGCAAGAATATATAAGGAAAATGGAAAATATTTCATAAGAAAAGCAAAAGATAAGGAGAAAGATCAGAGTTATTTTCTTTCAATGATTTTGCCTTTAGTTGTAAAACACCTAATTTTTCCTCTTGGTGATTTAACAAAAAAAGAAGTTTTAAATATTGCTGAAAGAGAAAATTTGCTTTTACCTTCCTATGAGGAATCCCAGGATTTATGTTTCATAGAAAAAAGCATTCAGGATTTTTTAAAGGAAAGACTGGGGGAAAAAAAAGGTTTTATTTTTTTTAAAGATAATGCAATAAAAGAGCACAGTGGTTTTTATAACTTTACAATAGGTCAAAGAAAAGGTTTAAATTTAAGTCTTGGTGAGAGAGTTTATGTTAAAAGTATTGATCCTGAAAAAAATGTTGTTGAAGTTGATGTTAAGAAAAATGTTATGAAAAAAGAAATATTAGTTGTTAAATTGAACCTGTTTGATAAAATAAAAGGAGAAAAAAAATTGAAGGTTAAAATAAGAAATTTACACAGGGAAAGTGATGCAAGAGTAAAATTTTATGATGATTATGCAGAGGTTAATTTTGAAGAGGAACAATTTGCACCTACTCCAGGACAGATAGCAGCATTTTATGATGATGATATACTTCTCGGGGGTGGGGTAATTTATGAAAAGAGATAA
- a CDS encoding thioesterase family protein, with protein MFEYKLFVRYAETDQMGVVYYANFFIYFEAARSSFMRENGYPYSELEKRGLFLPVIEAYCNYKSPAHYDEELVIKLGIKEIKNSSFKIHYDVLRDGALLATGYTRHVFTDRNFKPIRIPEEIKKIFEKYLIK; from the coding sequence ATGTTTGAATACAAATTATTTGTTAGATATGCTGAAACTGACCAGATGGGAGTTGTTTATTACGCAAATTTTTTTATATATTTTGAAGCAGCAAGGTCAAGTTTTATGAGGGAAAACGGTTATCCATACAGTGAACTTGAAAAAAGAGGGTTATTTTTACCTGTCATTGAGGCCTACTGTAACTACAAATCACCTGCTCATTATGATGAAGAACTTGTAATCAAACTTGGAATAAAGGAAATAAAAAATTCTTCCTTTAAAATTCACTATGATGTATTAAGAGATGGTGCTTTACTTGCTACAGGCTATACAAGACATGTATTCACTGACAGAAATTTTAAACCAATAAGAATCCCTGAAGAAATAAAAAAAATTTTTGAAAAATATTTAATAAAATGA
- the panD gene encoding aspartate 1-decarboxylase, translating into MYIKILRAKLHGLIVTDTNLNYEGSITLPEEVIKEAGIKEYEAVYVVNLSNGKRFETYVIKGKKGEVILNGGTARLGIKGDKILVFSFIYLEPEKIKDFKPKILFFNEKNEIVKVK; encoded by the coding sequence ATGTATATTAAGATTTTGAGAGCAAAACTACATGGCTTAATTGTTACAGACACAAATTTAAACTATGAAGGGTCAATAACCTTACCTGAGGAAGTTATAAAGGAAGCAGGAATAAAAGAATACGAGGCAGTTTATGTTGTCAACCTATCAAATGGTAAGAGGTTTGAAACCTATGTGATAAAAGGGAAGAAAGGAGAAGTTATTTTAAACGGCGGAACTGCAAGGCTCGGTATTAAAGGTGACAAAATTCTTGTTTTTTCTTTTATTTATTTAGAGCCCGAAAAGATAAAAGATTTTAAACCTAAAATTTTATTTTTTAATGAAAAAAACGAGATTGTAAAAGTAAAATGA
- a CDS encoding YifB family Mg chelatase-like AAA ATPase has product MVEKVLSASYYGINGFLVEVEVDLSPGLPSYTLVGLPETAVKESKERVLSAIKNSGFSLPVKKIVINLAPADIKKEGAGFDLPIALGILASCNLIEPYVLKNKAFLGELSLDGKLRKIKGVLPIVLLLKEKGIREIYLPEENAKEGGLVQDVLIYPVKSLNHTIRVLRGEENLKPVNIDKIKVFKELSGYKEDFSEVKGQYHVKRALEIAAAGGHNVLMIGPPGAGKTMLSRRVPSILPPLSLEEALEVTKIHSVAGTLSQDEPLIARRPFRAPHHTISTAGMIGGGQVPKPGEVSLAHNGVLFLDELPEFKRDVLEVLRQPLEDGIVTISRAKTSLTYPARFMLIAAMNPCPCGYLTDRRRECRCTAREIRKYTRKISGPLLDRIDIHIEVPALSPYDLKNKEEGECSEKIRERVIKAREIQLERYKSENGIYSNSHLNSKLIKKYIKIDGECENLILKAMENLSLSARAYSRILKLSRTIADLESSIKIKKEHIAEAINYRTLDREYWLSYL; this is encoded by the coding sequence ATGGTTGAAAAGGTCTTATCAGCCTCCTATTATGGAATAAATGGTTTTTTAGTAGAAGTTGAAGTTGATTTATCACCAGGACTCCCTTCCTATACCCTTGTTGGTTTACCTGAAACTGCAGTAAAGGAATCAAAAGAAAGGGTTCTTTCAGCAATAAAAAATTCAGGATTCAGTCTTCCTGTAAAAAAGATTGTTATAAATTTAGCACCTGCTGATATTAAAAAAGAAGGTGCAGGCTTTGATTTACCAATTGCTCTTGGAATTTTAGCATCTTGTAATTTAATAGAACCATATGTTTTAAAAAATAAAGCTTTCTTAGGCGAACTTTCCCTTGATGGAAAATTAAGAAAAATTAAAGGTGTTCTCCCAATTGTCCTTCTATTAAAAGAAAAAGGGATAAGGGAAATTTATCTTCCTGAGGAAAATGCTAAAGAAGGGGGTTTGGTCCAGGATGTTCTTATTTATCCAGTAAAAAGTTTAAATCATACGATAAGGGTATTAAGGGGGGAAGAAAATTTAAAACCTGTTAATATTGATAAAATTAAGGTATTCAAAGAACTATCAGGTTATAAGGAAGATTTTTCAGAGGTAAAGGGACAATACCATGTTAAAAGAGCACTTGAAATAGCAGCTGCTGGAGGACACAATGTTTTAATGATAGGTCCGCCTGGAGCAGGTAAAACAATGCTTTCAAGAAGAGTCCCTTCAATACTCCCTCCCTTATCTCTTGAAGAAGCCCTTGAGGTAACAAAAATTCATTCAGTTGCAGGAACACTTTCACAAGATGAACCACTCATTGCAAGAAGACCTTTCAGAGCTCCACATCATACAATATCAACAGCAGGAATGATTGGAGGAGGACAGGTTCCAAAACCAGGCGAGGTCTCACTTGCTCACAATGGAGTTTTATTTCTTGATGAACTCCCTGAATTTAAAAGAGATGTTTTAGAAGTATTAAGACAACCCCTTGAAGATGGAATTGTAACTATTTCAAGGGCAAAAACTTCATTAACTTATCCTGCAAGATTTATGCTTATTGCTGCAATGAATCCCTGTCCCTGTGGATATTTAACAGATAGAAGAAGGGAATGCAGGTGCACTGCAAGGGAGATAAGAAAGTATACAAGAAAGATTTCTGGACCACTCCTTGACAGAATTGATATACATATTGAAGTACCAGCCCTTTCTCCTTATGATTTAAAAAATAAAGAGGAGGGGGAATGTTCAGAAAAAATAAGGGAAAGGGTTATTAAGGCAAGAGAAATACAACTTGAAAGATATAAAAGTGAAAATGGGATATATTCAAATTCCCATTTAAATTCAAAACTTATAAAAAAATACATTAAAATTGACGGAGAATGCGAAAACCTTATTTTAAAGGCAATGGAAAATTTAAGCCTCTCCGCAAGGGCTTATTCAAGAATATTAAAACTTTCAAGAACAATAGCAGATTTAGAAAGTTCCATAAAAATAAAAAAAGAACATATAGCAGAGGCAATAAACTATAGAACACTCGACAGAGAATACTGGTTAAGTTACCTTTAA
- a CDS encoding ArsA family ATPase, producing MRIILFTGKGGVGKTTIAAATGAYASILNKKVLIISVDPAHSLSDVLEVELEAEPKEVNKNFFAQEVDVYYSVEKFWGELKDYIRALFQWKGVDEILAEELSVLPGMEEVSSFLWINKHLKDGIYDVIILDAAPTGETLRFLSIPDVAKWWIDKILPIQKKIVKVVRPAVKAITDFPLPEDETYDAAENLFNDLFFLYKTLQNPEISSIRLVANPEKMVMRETERAFTYLHLYGYPVDAVILNRVVDENNFLYEIQKNYLERIKTSFEPLPLFKVPYYNKEILGFDNLVKLGEEIYGSEDPLKVFYRDSPFEILSMDGKYILKLYFKNLKKDKASVFQRGEDLVIRIGNQKRHFYLPRVLTSKIAKEAIIRDNSLDVIFE from the coding sequence ATGAGAATAATACTTTTCACAGGAAAAGGAGGGGTAGGTAAAACTACAATTGCCGCTGCAACAGGTGCATACGCCTCTATCCTGAATAAAAAAGTTCTCATTATTTCTGTTGATCCTGCTCACTCTCTTTCGGATGTTCTTGAAGTAGAGCTTGAAGCAGAACCAAAGGAAGTAAATAAAAATTTTTTTGCTCAAGAAGTTGATGTATATTACTCAGTTGAAAAATTTTGGGGGGAACTAAAAGATTACATAAGAGCCCTATTTCAGTGGAAAGGGGTTGACGAAATTTTAGCAGAAGAACTATCTGTTTTACCAGGTATGGAAGAAGTTTCCTCTTTTTTATGGATCAATAAACATTTAAAAGACGGAATTTATGATGTTATAATTCTTGATGCTGCACCAACAGGAGAAACTCTCAGATTTCTTTCAATTCCCGATGTTGCTAAATGGTGGATTGATAAAATCTTACCTATACAGAAAAAGATAGTTAAAGTTGTAAGACCCGCAGTAAAAGCTATCACAGATTTTCCTCTGCCAGAGGATGAAACATACGATGCCGCAGAAAATCTTTTTAATGACTTATTTTTTTTATATAAAACACTTCAGAATCCTGAAATCTCTTCAATAAGGCTTGTAGCAAACCCTGAAAAAATGGTTATGAGAGAAACAGAAAGAGCTTTTACCTATCTTCATTTATATGGTTATCCTGTGGATGCGGTTATATTAAATAGGGTTGTTGATGAAAATAATTTTCTTTATGAAATTCAGAAAAACTATCTTGAAAGGATAAAAACAAGTTTTGAGCCCCTTCCTTTATTTAAGGTTCCATATTATAACAAAGAAATTTTAGGTTTTGATAATCTTGTAAAGCTGGGTGAAGAAATTTATGGTTCAGAGGACCCTTTAAAGGTATTTTACAGGGATAGTCCCTTTGAAATTTTGAGTATGGATGGAAAGTATATTTTAAAACTTTATTTCAAGAACTTAAAAAAGGATAAAGCGTCTGTTTTTCAAAGGGGAGAAGACCTTGTTATAAGAATAGGTAATCAAAAAAGGCACTTTTATCTGCCAAGAGTTTTAACTTCTAAGATTGCAAAAGAAGCTATTATAAGGGATAATTCTCTTGATGTAATTTTTGAATAA
- a CDS encoding metallophosphoesterase: MKIACISDTHDNLEAVVKAFKKINQRKIDFVFHLGDIISPFTLNKIREIYSGKLVAIFGNNDGEKQGLYERAKSLNFEIYEPPLLYELKKIKFMLFHIYPEDYFAETKGIDFLLFGHWHKVIHVRKENTIFLNPGEACGYLYDKKTFAIIDLKTKEVEIVNIEE; this comes from the coding sequence ATGAAAATTGCCTGTATAAGTGATACCCACGATAACTTAGAAGCCGTAGTTAAGGCTTTCAAAAAGATAAATCAGAGAAAAATTGATTTTGTATTTCATCTTGGTGACATAATATCACCTTTCACTTTAAATAAAATAAGGGAAATATATTCCGGAAAACTTGTGGCTATTTTTGGAAACAATGATGGAGAAAAACAGGGTCTTTATGAAAGGGCAAAATCACTGAATTTTGAAATTTATGAGCCACCCCTTTTATACGAATTAAAAAAAATAAAATTTATGCTTTTCCATATTTATCCAGAAGATTATTTTGCAGAAACAAAGGGAATAGATTTTTTACTTTTTGGGCACTGGCACAAGGTTATCCATGTTAGAAAAGAAAATACAATTTTTTTAAATCCTGGTGAAGCCTGCGGATACCTTTATGATAAAAAAACTTTTGCAATAATTGATTTAAAAACAAAAGAAGTGGAAATAGTTAATATTGAAGAATAA
- a CDS encoding NTP transferase domain-containing protein produces the protein MIYPVILAGGKSKRFNSEKSKVLHEILGKPVIFHIIDKLKEINLNPIYVVSGKNYDELKKNLPQEVKVIEQKVPMGTGDAVRVALDYIDEESDILVLSGDTPLLKAETLKNLIEKHNKEKNTCTFLTAFLPDPTGYGRILRKNGKPFKIVEEIDATEKEREIKEVNAGVYIFKVNALKEAIVEIKPDNLKGEYYITDCIEILVSKKEKVDTYTLKDHEEILGINTREDYERVFKVFKNRIIKEWMEKGVTIMDMDTTYIEVEVEIGKDTVIYPMVYLMGKTKIGKRAKIGPFVTIKNSIIKDGEEIKGPTVIENKF, from the coding sequence ATGATTTATCCTGTTATTTTAGCAGGTGGAAAAAGTAAAAGATTTAATTCAGAAAAATCAAAGGTCTTACATGAAATTCTTGGAAAACCTGTTATATTTCATATTATTGATAAATTAAAAGAAATTAACTTAAATCCAATATATGTGGTATCAGGAAAAAATTATGATGAACTTAAAAAAAATTTACCACAAGAGGTTAAAGTTATAGAACAGAAAGTCCCCATGGGAACAGGTGATGCTGTAAGAGTTGCTCTTGATTACATAGATGAAGAAAGTGATATACTCGTTTTATCAGGTGATACACCTCTTTTAAAAGCAGAAACTCTTAAAAATTTAATAGAAAAACACAATAAAGAAAAAAATACATGCACCTTTTTAACTGCTTTCCTACCTGACCCAACTGGATATGGGAGAATTTTGAGAAAAAATGGAAAGCCTTTTAAAATTGTTGAGGAAATAGATGCTACAGAAAAAGAAAGAGAGATAAAGGAAGTTAATGCAGGAGTTTATATTTTTAAAGTAAATGCATTAAAGGAAGCCATAGTTGAAATTAAACCTGATAATTTAAAAGGCGAATATTATATAACTGATTGCATTGAAATACTTGTATCTAAGAAGGAAAAAGTGGATACCTATACTTTGAAGGATCATGAAGAAATTTTGGGAATAAATACAAGGGAAGATTACGAAAGAGTATTTAAAGTTTTTAAAAATAGGATAATTAAAGAATGGATGGAAAAGGGCGTTACAATAATGGATATGGATACAACTTATATAGAAGTTGAGGTGGAAATTGGTAAAGACACAGTAATTTATCCGATGGTTTATTTAATGGGAAAAACCAAAATAGGAAAAAGAGCAAAGATTGGTCCTTTTGTTACAATAAAGAATTCAATAATAAAAGATGGGGAGGAAATAAAAGGACCTACTGTTATTGAAAATAAATTTTAA